The following are encoded in a window of Mustela nigripes isolate SB6536 chromosome 1, MUSNIG.SB6536, whole genome shotgun sequence genomic DNA:
- the BTG4 gene encoding protein BTG4, which produces MRDEIATAVFFVTRLVKKHDKLSKQQIRDFAEKLMTILFETYKSHWHSDFPSKGQAFRCIRINNTQNKDPILERACAESKVDFSHLGLPKEMTLWVDPFEVCCRYGEKNHPFTIASFKGRWEEWELSQQISCAVNRAALDYNSGLSSDEESCNKKPQIIPKVSNPKSIYQVENLKQPFQSWFHVSRKKNVVDGRLGLLGNTYPALHKNSKSQRPAALPRVDRYHWVNMNR; this is translated from the exons ATGAGGGATGAAATTGCAACAGCCGTTTTCTTTGTCACAAGATTGGTGAAAAAACACGACAAGCTGAGTAAACAGCAAATAAGAGACTTCGCAGAAAAGCTGATGACGATCTTGTTTGAAACCTACAAAAGTCACTGGCACTCTGACTTCCCTTCCAAAGGGCAAGCCTTCAG gTGTATCAGGATAAATAATACACAGAATAAAGATCCCATTCTAGAAAGAGCTTGTGCTGAAAGTAAAGTGGACTTTTCTCACCTGGGACTTCCAAAGGAGATGACCCTATGGGTGGATCCCTTTGAAGTGTGCTGTAG GTATGGTGAGAAAAATcatccatttacaattgcttcTTTTAAAGGCAGGTGGGAGGAATGGGAGCTTTCCCAGCAGATCAGCTGCGCTGTTAATAGGGCCGCTTTGGACTACAACTCTGGCCTTTCCTCGGATGAAGAGAGTTGTAACAAAAAACCGCAGATCATTCCTAAAGTGAGCAATCCAAAGAGCATTTACCAG gttgAAAACTTGAAACAACCCTTTCAATCTTGGTTCCATGTCTCCCGCAAAAAGAATGTGGTGGATGGCCGCCTGGGCCTCCTGGGGAACACTTACCCTGCATTGCATAAAAattccaagagtcagaggcctgcTGCTCTCCCCCGGGTGGACAGGTACCACTGGGTCAACATGAACCGATAA